The proteins below come from a single Asterias rubens chromosome 9, eAstRub1.3, whole genome shotgun sequence genomic window:
- the LOC117294862 gene encoding uncharacterized protein LOC117294862 has product MHLTCLTRQPKLVPTNALLLLLLAAFVCIGERCVNASTMDKWLELGKDIGLTGQGLLDFVREREAIAREERVKMLELRRYEKEIVETQLQVKQLEAQTGQVHVSNTSEDKKPKNVCRTPKLPIFHDEKDDLDAYIHRFERYASAAGWKKEDWAVNLSALLTGKALFTYTRLGGHEANDYNAVKSALFKQYNLTEDGFRAKLRAARPEQVESAIQFAARIENYFDRWIDLAGIVENYADLRNLILQEQFIYGCGQDLAIFLKERKPEALDDMAKLAEKFVEARGSTFGRVNQQMPQRQSFQHPQTRVRKPEVANHPQQKERAPSSYQHQQQRPAFQPFTERTCYICQKKGHIAKDCRYRPAQVTRASSMLTREDGDQPQEANEESPQIDSNGKCSCSCKTKSLAETVACMVTNRTSDLQNCCRQDDQVILQCGHTLPIMSAACRDQGQLGMPVKTGKIGNTKVSVLRDSGCSGIVVRRSLISDDQLTGEQRVCVLIDGTVRKVPVADINVNTPFFTGRVKALCMQNPVYDLILGNITGAREPSDPDPSWKGDTGDRVEKVSINHHHEITSAVQTRAQHEREGKPRKCLKVPSTLTELVTTKELQEEQQKDESLKRCRELVTEGQQKVTKQGNTSNFLMHKGIMYRKFQSPRVEHNNIFHQVVVPLRFRVQVMKLAHESLLGGHQGVQQTTDRVMTNFFWPGVQSDLKRFIRSCDICQRTFPKGRVTRVPLGDMPLIETPFQRVAVDIVGPIFPSTDKGNRYILTIVDYATRYPEAVAMKNIETTTVAEALVEVFSRVGVPREVLSDQGTQFTSSLMREVSRLLSIKQLTTTPYHPACNGLVERFNGTLKQMLRRMSAERPKDWDRYLAALLFAYREAPQASLGFAPFELIYGRTVRGPMSILKELWTGQVEEPEVRTTYQYVLDLRERLENTCKMAHEQLKKAKVRQKKYYNQKSKDRNFTVGDYVLLLLPTDSNKLLLQWKGPFPIVAKVSRTDYQINIGDKVRTFHANLLKLYVHRESQTQKPDVDQKSESVVVNAALVDDEPHSQEEPASDELLLSPALTPKETTADVEVSNELTPSQSVEVEELLSQFSDVLTDMPGRTTLGEHEIRLTSDEPVRLKPYPLAFALRDTVKNEISEMQKLGVIEPCDSPYSSPIVLVTKKDKSMRFCIDFRALNRITVFDAEPIPDQDEIFAKLSQDKYFSKLDLTKGYWQVPLKMESRPATSFITPHGLFQFCVMPFGLVNAPATFSRIMRRMLQGLKNTDNFIDDILVHTTTWEDHLEALTELFHRLRSGGLNAKPSKCKIGFQSLDFLGHVVSNSLMKPQPDKLQSIRDAKQPETKKQLRSFLGLAGYYRRFIPNFAAIAVPLTDLTKKKEPNQIKWGDNQERSFSTLKNKITVAPILQLPDCSKSFTLRTDASNMGIGAVLLQERDEEDGLFPVAYASRKLLQREKAYATIEKECLAVIWGIQKFDTYLYGQEFLLQTDHQSLIYLQRAKMANSRVMRWALALQPYRFRIESIKGVDNVGADFLSRNSTVD; this is encoded by the coding sequence ATGCATCTAACCTGTCTCACACGTCAGCCAAAGTTAGTTCCAACTAATgcgttgctgctgctgcttttAGCTGCGTTCGTATGCATAGGCGAGCGGTGTGTGAACGCATCCACCATGGATAAGTGGCTAGAGCTAGGTAAAGATATAGGTCTGACGGGGCAAGGTTTGCTAGATTTTGTGAGAGAAAGAGAAGCAATAGCCAGAGAGGAGAGAGTGAAGATGCTAGAACTTAGAAGGTACGAAAAAGAGATAGTGGAGACACAATTACAGGTGAAACAGCTGGAAGCACAAACCGGTCAGGTACATGTAAGTAACACTAGTGAGGATAAGAAACCCAAAAATGTTTGTAGGACACCCAAACTGCCTATTTTTCATGATGAAAAAGACGATTTGGATGCTTACATTCACAGATTTGAGAGGTACGCCTCAGCTGCAGGATGGAAGAAGGAAGACTGGGCTGTTAACCTAAGTGCTTTACTAACAGGGAAGGCCTTATTCACTTATACTAGACTCGGGGGACACGAAGCCAATGATTACAATGCTGTCAAGTCTGCTCTTTTTAAACAGTACAATTTGACTGAAGATGGGTTTAGAGCCAAACTCCGAGCAGCTAGACCAGAGCAGGTTGAATCTGCCATACAATTTGCGGCACGTATAGAGAACTATTTTGATAGGTGGATAGATTTAGCTGGTATTGTAGAAAATTATGCTGATCTAAGGAATCTAATCTTGCAAGAACAGTTTATTTATGGTTGTGGTCAGGATCTTGCTATCTTTTTGAAGGAAAGGAAGCCAGAGGCTCTGGACGACATGGCTAAGTTAGCAGAGAAGTTCGTCGAGGCAAGGGGCTCTACCTTCGGCAGAGTTAACCAACAGATGCCACAAAGACAGTCGTTCCAACACCCACAGACCAGAGTAAGGAAACCAGAAGTGGCTAACCATCCGCAACAGAAAGAACGGGCTCCAAGTTCTTATCAACATCAGCAACAACGACCAGCATTTCAACCCTTCACCGAGAGGACTTGTTACATATGTCAAAAGAAGGGGCACATTGCAAAGGATTGCAGGTATCGGCCAGCCCAGGTGACTAGAGCATCAAGCATGTTAACAAGGGAAGATGGCGACCAACCACAAGAGGCCAATGAAGAATCTCCGCAGATTGACTCAAATGGTAAGTGCTCCTGTAGCTGTAAGACTAAGAGTTTAGCTGAAACAGTTGCCTGCATGGTTACCAATAGAACAAGCGATCTCCAAAACTGTTGTCGACAAGATGATCAAGTGATTTTACAATGTGGTCATACTCTCCCTATCATGAGTGCTGCTTGTCGTGATCAAGGACAGTTGGGCATGCCTGTCAAGACTGGTAAAATAGGAAATACCAAAGTGTCCGTCCTTAGAGATAGTGGGTGCAGTGGGATTGTTGTAAGACGCTCTTTAATATCTGATGATCAACTTACAGGAGAACAGAGGGTTTGCGTTCTGATTGATGGTACAGTCAGGAAAGTACCGGTTGCTGATATTAATGTAAACACTCCTTTTTTCACTGGCAGAGTAAAGGCTCTTTGTATGCAGAACCCTGTGTATGATCTAATCCTGGGTAATATCACAGGTGCCCGTGAACCATCTGATCCCGATCCCAGCTGGAAAGGAGATACAGGAGATCGAGTTGAGAAGGTTAGCATCAATCATCACCACGAAATCACCTCAGCTGTTCAAACCAGGGCTCAACATGAGAGAGAGGGTAAGCCTAGAAAATGTCTGAAGGTGCCTAGTACTTTGACCGAGTTAGTTACTACCAAAGAGCTTCAAGAAGAGCAACAGAAGGATGAGAGTCTTAAGCGGTGTAGGGAACTCGTTACGGAAGGCCAACAGAAAGTGACCAAGCAAGGCAACACATCAAATTTCCTCATGCATAAGGGTATCATGTATAGAAAATTTCAATCTCCTAGAGTTGAGCATAATAACATCTTTCACCAAGTTgttgttcctttaagatttcgAGTACAAGTCATGAAGCTGGCACACGAGTCCCTTCTTGGTGGACACCAAGGTGTGCAGCAAACTACAGACAGAGTCATGACCAATTTCTTCTGGCCTGGCGTTCAATCTGACCTCAAACGATTCATCCGATCTTGTGACATATGTCAACGCACCTTTCCCAAAGGAAGAGTTACACGAGTTCCACTTGGTGATATGCCCCTCATCGAAACACCCTTCCAGAGAGTAGCAGTTGATATTGTCGGACCGATCTTTCCATCTACAGATAAAGGTAATCGTTACATACTCACTATTGTTGACTACGCAACCAGGTACCCAGAGGCAGTGGCAATGAAGAACATTGAAACAACTACAGTGGCCGAAGCACTAGTTGAGGTGTTTAGTCGTGTGGGTGTTCCAAGGGAAGTGTTAAGCGACCAAGGGACCCAATTCACTTCAAGCCTGATGCGTGAGGTCAGCAGACTACTATCTATCAAGCAGTTGACAACCACACCCTACCACCCAGCCTGCAATGGATTGGTCGAGCGCTTCAATGGTACTCTAAAGCAGATGCTACGAAGGATGTCCGCTGAAAGACCAAAGGATTGGGACAGGTATCTTGCAGCACTACTCTTTGCATACCGAGAAGCACCGCAGGCAAGTTTAGGTTTTGCGCCATTTGAACTGATCTACGGTAGAACAGTGCGGGGGCCAATGTCTATTTTGAAGGAATTGTGGACGGGTCAAGTTGAAGAGCCTGAAGTCAGAACCACGTACCAGTATGTGTTAGACCTAAGAGAACGACTCGAAAACACCTGTAAGATGGCACACGAACAGCTGAAGAAAGCCAAAGTACGACAGAAAAAGTACTACAACCAGAAAAGCAAGGACAGAAATTTCACAGTCGGAGATTATGTACTTCTCCTTCTACCCACGGACTCAAACAAGCTTCTTCTACAATGGAAGGGTCCTTTCCCAATTGTAGCCAAAGTAAGTCGTACAGATTACCAGATTAATATCGGGGATAAAGTTCGTACATTCCATGCTAACCTCCTTAAGCTTTATGTCCACCGTGAATCCCAGACGCAGAAGCCAGACGTCGATCAGAAGAGTGAGTCAGTTGTAGTCAATGCAGCATTGGTCGATGATGAACCACACAGTCAAGAGGAACCAGCATCGGATGAACTCCTTCTGTCTCCAGCATTAACACCCAAAGAAACAACGGCAGATGTAGAGGTAAGCAATGAGTTAACCCCTAGTCAGTCAGTAGAAGTAGAGGAATTGTTGTCCCAGTTCTCAGATGTACTCACTGATATGCCGGGCAGAACTACCCTAGGAGAACACGAGATTAGACTTACTTCTGATGAACCAGTCAGACTCAAACCATACCCCTTAGCCTTTGCACTTCGAGACACTGTCAAAAATGAGATTTCAGAGATGCAGAAGTTAGGTGTCATTGAACCATGTGACTCTCCCTATTCATCTCCCATTGTGCTAGTGACCAAGAAAGATAAGAGTATGAGATTTTGCATTGATTTTCGAGCATTGAATAGGATTACAGTCTTCGATGCAGAACCAATACCAGACCAAGACGAAATTTTTGCCAAACTCTCACAGGACAAGTACTTTAGTAAGCTAGACTTAACCAAAGGATACTGGCAAGTGCCATTAAAGATGGAATCTAGACCAGCTACATCTTTCATAACCCCCCATggtttgtttcaattttgtgtTATGCCTTTTGGGCTTGTAAATGCTCCTGCTACTTTCAGCCGAATCATGAGAAGGATGCTCCAAGGCCTCAAGAACACCGATAACTTCATCGATGACATACTAGTCCACACCACTACCTGGGAGGATCATCTAGAGGCATTAACGGAACTCTTCCATCGACTAAGGTCCGGAGGACTAAATGCAAAACCCAGCAAGTGCAAAATTGGTTTCCAGTCTCTCGATTTCTTGGGTCATGTGGTGAGTAACAGTCTAATGAAGCCCCAACCCGACAAGTTGCAAAGCATTAGAGACGCCAAACAACCTGAGACTAAGAAACAGTTGCGTTCCTTCCTTGGACTGGCTGGATACTACCGCCGCTTCATCCCAAATTTTGCCGCCATAGCAGTCCCCTTGACGGATCTGACGAAGAAGAAGGAGCCGAACCAGATTAAGTGGGGAGACAACCAGGAGAGGTCCTTCAGTACTTTGAAGAATAAAATCACCGTAGCTCCAATCTTGCAACTTCCAGATTGCTCTAAGTCATTCACTCTTCGTACTGACGCGTCCAATATGGGTATTGGCGCAGTTCTCCTTCAAGAACGAGATGAGGAAGATGGTCTGTTTCCAGTAGCCTATGCAAGCCGAAAGCTGCTACAGAGGGAAAAGGCCTACGCAACCATCGAGAAGGAATGTTTAGCAGTCATATGGGGTATACAGAAATTTGACACATATCTCTACGGGCAAGAATTTCTGCTACAAACTGACCACCAGTCCCTGATTTATTTGCAACGGGCCAAGATGGCCAACTCAAGAGTGATGCGCTGGGCGTTGGCCCTTCAACCCTATAGGTTCAGGATTGAGTCAATCAAGGGAGTTGATAACGTCGGGGCTGATTTTCTGAGTCGGAATAGTACAGTAGATTAA